From the genome of Ignavibacteriales bacterium, one region includes:
- a CDS encoding Ig-like domain-containing protein: MKKNILTKILFTGFLIVFPSTFSTVGFAQQVTGLAGWNIYLDPGHSQNENVGIYGYSEAKKNLRVGLNLRQMLLDWTDIDTVYICRTDDQQVVGLSDRTTQANSLGADHYHSIHSDAATMGSSANSTLIMWGQLGIGGPEKTPYGGKKMSQIMIGLLTAGMRTTTRGAMGDRDFYQVAGSTPYLSVNRLSNMASELSEAGFHTNPKQNQLNMNENWKRLEAKTMFWTILSYHNIPRPYVGTAAGIITDFESGLAVNGALVSLAGQVDTTDTYESLFYQYSTDPNLLRNGFYYFEGVAPGTHTLQVTAPGYDPFSVDITMADTFFTFKDVNLYSNIPPRIASTVPAQNDSLYPGVENVVLNFTRQMNKTSVEANLTITPAVSYTTAWSNSDQTLTINSSNFNFDSQYDITIGGNAEGKFGHIFDGDSNGVGGDPFTLTIKTKVADITAPEVADVYPTPGSANIEYRPVINVSFSEALKTSTISSRFKVVRNSTQTNANGILRYYVVNGKGVLNFFVTTPLVENEAYTIKVQAGIEDIFGNPTTTDYNVEFTTGNSNYFSEQIIDSYENGTGNWWQPTVSGSTIGVLPFLNSIQSSTAVLNANTGSAKSLQLDYGWDTSASDWLIREYFSPSTPTFQPTTLLQVFLFGDGSNNRFRFAVRETAPGNFEVSPWYDIDWIGWKLVTWDLSLGETGNWIGNNTFEPPLKFDSFQLTYSAGNPNTGTYYFDDLRTAAFSPTEVEAVSGITPTEFVLEQNYPNPFNPSTQIKFSVPQTSNVKLIVTDILGKEVATLVNDNLAAGNYSVSFNASEVSSGIYFYTLITNNFKQSKKMVLIK; the protein is encoded by the coding sequence ATGAAAAAAAATATATTAACAAAAATTTTATTTACTGGATTCTTAATTGTTTTTCCCTCTACATTCTCAACCGTTGGATTTGCACAGCAAGTTACAGGTCTTGCAGGATGGAATATTTATTTAGATCCCGGTCATAGTCAGAATGAAAACGTTGGAATTTATGGATACTCTGAAGCTAAAAAAAATCTTAGAGTTGGATTGAACTTAAGACAAATGCTTTTAGATTGGACTGACATTGATACAGTTTACATTTGTAGAACTGATGATCAACAGGTAGTTGGCTTAAGTGATAGAACTACACAGGCTAATAGTTTAGGAGCAGATCATTACCATTCAATACATAGTGATGCAGCAACAATGGGTAGCTCTGCCAACAGCACTTTAATTATGTGGGGGCAACTTGGAATTGGCGGACCTGAAAAAACTCCTTATGGTGGTAAAAAAATGTCTCAAATCATGATCGGTTTGCTAACCGCTGGAATGAGAACCACAACTCGTGGCGCAATGGGCGATAGAGATTTCTATCAAGTTGCTGGCTCAACTCCCTATCTTTCCGTTAACAGGCTCTCAAATATGGCATCAGAATTAAGCGAAGCCGGATTTCACACAAATCCAAAACAAAACCAATTAAATATGAATGAAAATTGGAAAAGATTAGAAGCTAAAACAATGTTCTGGACTATACTCAGTTACCACAATATTCCACGACCTTATGTAGGAACAGCAGCAGGAATAATAACTGATTTCGAGTCTGGTTTAGCCGTCAATGGAGCTTTAGTTTCTTTAGCTGGTCAGGTAGATACAACCGATACTTACGAATCACTTTTTTATCAATACTCGACTGATCCTAATCTATTAAGAAATGGATTTTATTATTTTGAAGGAGTTGCCCCAGGCACGCACACTTTACAAGTAACAGCACCTGGTTATGATCCTTTTAGTGTTGATATAACAATGGCTGATACATTTTTTACTTTTAAAGATGTAAACCTATATTCAAATATTCCACCAAGGATTGCTTCAACTGTTCCAGCACAAAATGATAGTTTGTACCCCGGAGTGGAAAATGTTGTATTAAACTTTACAAGACAGATGAATAAAACTTCTGTTGAAGCAAATCTTACAATAACTCCTGCAGTGTCGTATACAACAGCATGGAGCAACTCAGATCAAACTTTAACTATCAACTCGAGTAATTTTAACTTTGATTCCCAATACGATATTACAATCGGTGGTAATGCCGAAGGAAAATTTGGACATATCTTTGATGGTGACAGCAACGGAGTTGGCGGTGATCCATTTACATTAACTATTAAAACAAAAGTTGCAGATATTACGGCACCTGAGGTTGCGGATGTATATCCAACACCGGGTTCAGCTAATATTGAGTACAGGCCTGTTATTAATGTATCATTCAGTGAAGCATTAAAAACATCAACTATCTCAAGCAGATTTAAAGTTGTAAGAAATTCTACTCAAACAAATGCAAACGGAATTTTAAGATATTATGTTGTTAATGGAAAAGGTGTATTAAACTTTTTTGTAACAACACCATTGGTTGAAAATGAAGCCTATACAATAAAAGTTCAAGCTGGTATTGAAGATATTTTTGGTAATCCAACTACTACAGATTACAATGTGGAATTTACAACAGGCAATTCGAATTATTTCTCAGAACAAATTATAGATAGTTATGAAAATGGTACAGGAAATTGGTGGCAACCAACGGTTTCAGGCAGCACAATTGGTGTGTTACCATTTTTAAATTCTATCCAATCTTCAACAGCAGTATTAAATGCAAACACAGGCAGTGCAAAATCTTTACAATTGGATTACGGCTGGGATACCTCTGCATCCGATTGGTTAATAAGAGAATATTTTTCTCCTTCCACTCCTACATTTCAGCCAACTACTTTATTGCAGGTTTTTCTTTTTGGTGATGGCTCAAACAACAGATTTAGATTTGCTGTTAGAGAAACCGCACCTGGTAATTTTGAAGTTAGCCCATGGTATGATATTGATTGGATAGGATGGAAACTGGTTACCTGGGATTTATCACTAGGGGAAACTGGCAACTGGATTGGAAACAATACATTTGAACCACCTTTAAAATTTGATAGTTTCCAATTGACATATTCTGCAGGAAATCCAAACACAGGCACTTATTATTTTGATGATTTAAGGACTGCAGCCTTCAGTCCGACTGAAGTTGAAGCAGTGAGTGGGATAACACCTACTGAATTTGTGTTAGAACAAAATTATCCAAATCCATTTAACCCAAGTACACAAATTAAGTTTAGTGTTCCGCAAACTTCTAATGTAAAACTTATCGTTACTGACATACTCGGTAAAGAAGTTGCAACATTAGTTAATGATAATCTTGCTGCTGGAAACTATTCTGTTAGTTTTAATGCAAGTGAAGTATCAAGTGGAATATATTTCTATACCCTCATTACGAATAATTTTAAGCAAAGTAAAAAGATGGTTTTGATAAAATAA
- a CDS encoding PQQ-binding-like beta-propeller repeat protein: protein MKKILSAFIIIVLTSIGYSQSELKFAWLTDIHVGYPTAGEDLQRSVDDINSLNDISFTIISGDITATGTLEELSLAKLILDNLEKPYYIIPGNHDTKWSESGSTDFIRLWGKDRFTFEFNKFLFIGLHQGPRMRMADGHWAPEDLRWFDSLIVSLPNSNQPIIFITHYPLNEEIDNWYEMLDRLKNINTQVALFGHGHRNKIYDFESIKGIMGRSNLRANEKIGGYTIAEIKNDSIYFSERTPNISTTLWHSLKLQQRNYEALITEQSRPDYSINEKYPNVKTVWEFNSGYTIGSSAVIKNNSVFIGDASGYFYSLSLLNGSVNWKFKSQNDIYSTSAVKCNYVVFGSADSSIYCLNAKNGTLIWKYKTNAAVLGSPTIEDDVVYIGGSDKIFRAIDLESGKLIWEFKSLNGFIETKPAFYDDKILFGAWDEHFYCLDAETGKLIWKWKSDRNGTFYSPAACWSVASDGIVFFAAPDRKLTAINIETGNQLWRTAKYKVRETVGLSEDGEKLFIRTMNDSILALPVSEKLKEPLWVTNCGFGYDISSAQIVEKDGVIFYPTKNGMIYSLDSESGKIIWQHKISNGFVNTVTPINNHQIITTDFDGKVKLIKSSE, encoded by the coding sequence ATGAAAAAAATATTATCAGCATTTATTATAATAGTATTAACTTCGATAGGATATTCCCAATCCGAGTTAAAATTTGCATGGTTAACGGATATTCACGTTGGATATCCAACTGCAGGAGAAGATTTACAAAGAAGTGTTGATGATATTAATTCTTTAAATGACATTTCTTTTACAATCATTTCGGGAGATATAACAGCAACCGGAACTTTAGAAGAATTATCACTCGCAAAACTGATTCTTGATAATCTTGAAAAACCTTACTACATAATTCCCGGCAACCACGATACAAAATGGTCGGAGTCAGGAAGTACTGATTTTATTAGGCTTTGGGGTAAAGATCGTTTTACATTTGAGTTTAACAAATTTCTTTTCATCGGATTGCATCAAGGACCCCGAATGCGTATGGCTGACGGACATTGGGCGCCGGAAGATTTACGCTGGTTTGATTCATTGATCGTTTCTTTACCCAATTCAAACCAACCAATAATTTTTATTACTCACTATCCTCTTAATGAAGAGATTGATAATTGGTATGAAATGTTAGATCGTTTAAAAAATATAAACACTCAAGTTGCGCTATTTGGACATGGACACAGAAACAAAATTTATGATTTCGAATCAATTAAAGGGATAATGGGCAGATCAAACCTAAGAGCAAACGAAAAAATCGGCGGATACACAATTGCAGAAATTAAAAACGATTCGATTTATTTTTCTGAGCGAACTCCAAACATATCAACAACACTTTGGCATTCATTAAAATTGCAACAAAGAAACTATGAGGCACTAATTACTGAACAATCTCGTCCGGATTATTCTATAAACGAAAAATATCCTAACGTAAAAACTGTTTGGGAATTTAATTCTGGTTATACGATTGGCTCTTCTGCTGTTATAAAAAATAATTCCGTTTTTATTGGCGATGCTTCAGGATATTTTTACTCATTAAGTTTGTTAAACGGTTCTGTCAACTGGAAATTCAAATCGCAAAATGATATTTACTCAACATCAGCAGTTAAATGTAATTATGTTGTTTTTGGAAGTGCGGATAGTTCAATCTATTGTTTGAATGCAAAAAATGGGACCTTGATTTGGAAATACAAAACAAACGCCGCAGTTCTCGGTAGCCCGACCATTGAAGATGATGTTGTTTACATTGGCGGAAGTGATAAAATATTTAGAGCCATCGATTTAGAATCCGGAAAATTAATTTGGGAGTTTAAAAGTCTAAACGGATTTATAGAAACTAAACCGGCTTTTTACGATGATAAGATTTTATTTGGTGCTTGGGATGAACATTTTTATTGTCTTGATGCTGAAACAGGCAAGCTTATCTGGAAATGGAAAAGTGATCGCAACGGAACATTTTACTCCCCTGCTGCTTGCTGGTCAGTTGCATCAGATGGAATTGTATTTTTTGCTGCACCGGATAGAAAATTAACTGCAATTAATATTGAAACCGGTAATCAGCTTTGGAGAACTGCAAAATATAAAGTTAGAGAAACTGTTGGGTTATCTGAAGATGGAGAAAAACTTTTTATACGTACGATGAATGATTCTATTCTTGCTCTCCCAGTTTCAGAAAAATTAAAAGAACCATTGTGGGTTACAAATTGTGGATTCGGTTATGATATAAGCTCTGCTCAAATTGTAGAAAAAGATGGTGTAATTTTTTATCCAACAAAAAATGGGATGATTTACTCTCTCGATTCCGAATCTGGTAAAATAATTTGGCAGCACAAGATTTCTAATGGATTTGTAAACACAGTTACTCCAATTAACAATCATCAAATAATCACAACTGATTTTGATGGAAAGGTAAAATTAATCAAATCTTCGGAATAA
- a CDS encoding AbgT family transporter, with protein MTTDTAKSNKVVEKFLKIIENVGNKLPNPTTLFALFAFGVIVLSWVVSLFNFSVIHPGTGLEIKPVSLISVDGLHRIILNLITNFTNFAPLGTVLVSLLGIAVAEHSGLIGTVLRLLVIKAPKNLLTFVIVFAGILSNTASEIGYVLLVPLSAIIFLAVGRHPIAGLAAAFAGVSGGYSANLLLGTIDPLLAGLTQEAAHIINPAYEVNAAANYYFMFVSTFFIAAAGTWVTEKIVIPRLGTYQGSEKADEIKPLSKDEKKGLWYAGIAVLVFSIIIALGIIPENGFLRDPKTFSILKSPFLSGIVSFIFFGGVISGIAYGIGAKTIKSDNDVIKGMNKSMETLGSYIVLVFFAAQFVAFFNWTNLGMIVAVEGANLLKSSGLGPIPLLIAFIIISAIINLFIGSASAKWAVMAPVFIPMFMLLGYSPEVVQAAYRVGDSTTNIISPMMSYFALIIAFVGKYDPKTGIGTLIATMIPYTITFFIIWIVLFIVWFLLELPLGPGAVIFIN; from the coding sequence ATGACAACAGACACTGCCAAATCCAATAAAGTGGTAGAAAAATTTTTAAAAATAATCGAAAATGTAGGAAATAAACTTCCAAATCCAACAACGCTTTTTGCATTATTTGCTTTTGGTGTAATTGTGCTTTCGTGGGTAGTTAGTTTGTTTAATTTTTCAGTTATTCATCCGGGTACCGGACTTGAGATTAAGCCCGTGAGTTTAATTTCTGTTGATGGACTGCATAGGATTATTTTGAATCTAATAACTAACTTTACAAATTTTGCTCCATTGGGAACGGTGCTTGTTTCACTGCTAGGAATTGCGGTTGCAGAACACAGCGGTTTAATTGGCACAGTTTTACGATTGCTTGTAATAAAAGCTCCAAAAAATCTTTTAACATTTGTAATTGTATTTGCAGGAATTCTATCGAACACAGCAAGTGAAATTGGATATGTTTTGCTTGTTCCCCTTTCTGCAATAATATTTCTTGCTGTAGGAAGACATCCAATCGCTGGATTAGCAGCAGCTTTTGCGGGAGTTTCTGGTGGTTATAGTGCAAATCTTCTTCTTGGAACAATTGATCCATTACTTGCTGGGCTTACACAAGAAGCGGCACATATTATAAATCCAGCATATGAAGTAAACGCAGCAGCAAATTATTACTTTATGTTTGTTTCAACATTTTTTATTGCGGCAGCAGGTACCTGGGTTACAGAAAAAATAGTCATTCCTCGTTTGGGTACTTATCAAGGATCAGAAAAAGCTGATGAGATAAAACCATTATCCAAAGATGAGAAAAAAGGTTTGTGGTATGCAGGGATTGCTGTTTTAGTTTTTAGTATAATTATTGCTTTGGGTATAATTCCTGAAAACGGATTTTTGAGAGATCCAAAAACGTTCAGCATTCTTAAATCACCTTTCTTAAGCGGCATTGTTTCGTTTATATTTTTTGGAGGAGTAATATCAGGAATTGCTTATGGAATCGGTGCGAAAACAATTAAAAGCGATAACGATGTTATTAAAGGGATGAATAAATCGATGGAGACTTTAGGCTCTTACATTGTTCTTGTTTTTTTTGCCGCACAGTTTGTTGCATTTTTTAATTGGACAAATCTTGGAATGATTGTAGCAGTTGAAGGTGCAAATCTTTTAAAATCTTCCGGACTAGGTCCTATTCCGCTTTTGATTGCATTTATAATAATTTCTGCAATTATAAATTTATTTATAGGAAGTGCATCGGCTAAATGGGCTGTAATGGCTCCGGTTTTTATTCCAATGTTCATGTTGCTTGGTTACTCGCCGGAAGTTGTGCAGGCAGCTTACAGAGTTGGAGATAGTACAACAAATATAATTTCACCAATGATGTCTTACTTTGCCTTAATAATTGCATTTGTAGGTAAGTATGACCCGAAAACTGGAATTGGAACTTTGATTGCAACAATGATCCCTTATACAATTACTTTTTTTATTATTTGGATTGTGCTCTTTATAGTTTGGTTTTTATTGGAGTTGCCGTTGGGACCTGGAGCGGTAATTTTTATAAACTAA
- a CDS encoding rhodanese-like domain-containing protein, with the protein MDRTALYANRSNYYIVNYWSEADYTIGHIEGAIQYTPKVAFKLANDLKTLPTDKIIVVYCYTGQTSSFMATYLRALGYDAKSLSYGANNLFYDTMPGTKWVDTECKNFPVVQ; encoded by the coding sequence ATTGATAGGACCGCTCTATATGCTAACAGATCAAATTATTATATAGTAAATTACTGGAGTGAGGCAGATTACACTATTGGACACATTGAAGGTGCAATTCAGTATACTCCTAAAGTAGCATTTAAACTTGCCAATGATCTAAAAACATTGCCTACAGATAAAATAATTGTTGTTTATTGTTATACTGGTCAAACTTCATCATTTATGGCTACATATTTAAGAGCTTTAGGTTATGATGCAAAGTCTTTGTCTTATGGAGCTAACAACTTATTCTATGATACTATGCCTGGTACAAAATGGGTTGATACAGAATGTAAAAACTTCCCAGTTGTTCAATAA